The genomic region CGCCGGCTCACCGATCCCGTGGCGCCGGCGCAGGCCGACGTCGGCGGGTACGCCCAGGCGGTCTGGCGGGACGGTCCCTACTTCGCGTACGGCGCTCGCTACGACTTCGCCCCCGCGTTCCAGGACAGCCGCGGCGGCATCGTCCAGGTGGACGGGACCGAGCACCGCGCCTCCGCCGTCGCCGCCTGGCTCCCGAGCGAGTTCCAGCGCCTCCGGCTGCAGGCGGGCTGGGACTTCCTGCCCGGCGGGCGGGAGGGGCTGGAGCTCCTCCTGCAGCTCGAGTTCGCCATCGGCGCCCACGGCGCCCACCCCTTCTAGATCGAGGAACACCATGAAGCTTCGACTGCTGCCGCTCCTCTCCCTCCTGCTGCTCCCGCTCGCCGCGCGCGCCCTCGACGTGGTCACCACCACCGAGGGGCTCGCCGCCCTGTCGCGCGAGGTCGGCGGCGACCGCGTGAAGGTCCAGAGCCTCTCGCGAGGCATCCAGGACCCGCACTTCGTGGACGCCAACCCGACCCTGGCCGTGAGGCTGCGCCAGGCCGACCTGCTCGTGGACGTCGGGCTCGACCTGGAGATCGGGTGGCTGCCGCCGCTCGTGAACCAGTCGCGCAACGGCGCCATCCAGCCCGGCGGGGCGCGCCGCTTCACCGCCGCGTCGGCGGTGAACGTGCTCGAGGTGCCGCACGGGCCGGTGGACCGGAGCATGGGCGATCTCCACCCCGCCGGGAACCCGCACTTCCTCTCGGACCCGCGCCGCGCGCGGAAGGTGGCCGAGGGGCTCGCCCAGAAGCTCGCGGCGCTCGACCCCGCCGGCGCGGCGAGCTACCGGCAGCGGCTCGCCGACTTCGAGCGGCGGCTCGACGCCGACGAGGCCCGCTGGCGCGCCGAGCTCGCGCCGGAGAAGGGGCGCAAGGTCATCCCGCACCACAACTCCTTCACCTACTTCCTCGACTGGGCCGGGCTGCAGGCCGCCGGCTACCTCGAGCCCAAGCCCGGCGTCGCCCCGCCGCCCTCGCACCTCGCCGAGCTCGTGGGCGTGGCGAAGGCGCAGGGGGTGAAGGCGATCCTGCTCGAGAACTTCTACGACCGGAAGAGCGCCGACGTGGTGGCGCGCCACACCGGCGCGAAGGTGGTGCCCCTGCCCGGCGACGTGGGGGGCACGCCGGAGGCGAGGAGCTACGAGGCCTACGTGGACCAGCTCGTGAAGCTCGTCGCGGCGGCGGTGAAGTGATGGCCCTCCCCTCGAACGGCGCGCTCGTCTCCCTGCGGGGCGCCGCCATCGGCTACGGCGCGCCGCTGCTGACCGGCATCGACCTCGACGTCGCGCCCGGCGACTTCCTCGCCGTGGTCGGGCCGAACGGCGGCGGGAAGACCACGCTCCTGCGCACGCTGCTCGGGGTGCTCCCGCCCGTCTCCGGCGAGCGCCGCCAGGCCCCCGCCGCGCGGGTGGGCTACGTCCCGCAGCGGGATCACGTGGACGCGCACTGGCCGCTCACCGTGGCCGACGTCGCGCTCATGGGACGGTACCGCGGGCTCGGGCTCGGCCGGCGGCCGGGGCCGGAGGACCGGGCGGAGGTGAGCCGGGCCCTCTCGCGCGTCGGCATCGCCGACCTCGCCGGGCGCTCCTTCCGGACCCTCTCCGGCGGCCAGCGGCAGCGGACGCTCATCGCGCGGGCGCTGGCGGCGAGCCCCGAGCTGCTCGCGCTCGACGAGCCGACCAACGGCATGGATCCGGCGGCCGAGCTTGCGGCGATGGACATCCTGCGCGAGCTGCACCGGCAGGGCGGGCTCGCGGTGGTGATGGTGTCGCACCGGCTCGAGGCGGTCGCGAACTACGCGCGGAGGCTCGCCTTCGCCGACAAGGACAAGCGGCTGTGGCGGGTGGGGCCGCTCGAGGAGATGCTGACGCCCGGGGCGCTCTCCGCGCTGTACGGGCGCGCCGTGACCGTGCGCGAGGAGGCGGGCCGGCGGTTCGTCTATCCCGAGGGGGGAGGGGAGGCGGCATGAGCGCGCTCGCGGACTTCCTCGCCGCCAAGGACATCTGGCGCGACCCCCTGCTCGCCTCGGTGATCGCCGGCGGGCTCTGTGGCTTCCTCGGCGTGTACGTCGTGCTGCGGCGGACCGTGTTCGTCTCGGCCGCCCTCACCCAGCTCTCCACCCTGGGGCTCATCTGCGCCTTGCTCGGGGAGGAGTCGCTGCACATCGAGGCCGAGCACGCCGGCGTGCAGCTCGCCGTGGCCATCGCCTTCTCGGTGGCCGGGGCGCTCGCGCTCGGCGCGGCGCAGGCGCGGCGGCGGCTGCCCGCCGAGGCCGGCGTCGGCATCGCCTACGTCGTCGCCGGCGCGCTGGTGGTGCTCGGCGCGAACCGGCTCGTCCACGCCGCCCACGACCTCAACGCCATGGTGTTCGGCAACGCCGTCGCCGTGCCGTTCTCGGACGTCGTCGTGCTCGGGCTGGTGGCGCTCGTCTGCGCCGCCGTGCACGGCGTCTTCGCCAAGGAGCTGGTGTTCTCCTCGTTCGACGGCGAGACCGCCGCCGCGCTCGGCTACTCCACCCGGACCTGGAACGGGCTCCTGTACTTCACCATCGGCCTCGCCATCCCCGCCGCCGCGCGGGCGCTCGGCGCGCTGCCCGTCTTCGCGTTCCTGACCATCCCCGCCTCGGCGGCGCTGCTCCTCACCACCCGCCTGCGGAGCACCTTCGCCCTCGCCACCGCCCTCGGCCTCGTGGCCGCCGCCGGGGGCTACGCCCTCTCGTGGATGTGGCAGCTCCCGACCGGTGCGACCATGGTGGCGCTGGCCGGGATCTTCGTGATCCCAGGCGCGTTCGCGCGGGGTGGGAGGGGCTGAAAATACCCCTTGACCGGGTGGGGTTCAGCCGGTACAACCCCGCCCACTTCGGCAAGAAATCTTGTCGCGGGGTGGAGCAGCCAGGTAGCTCGTCGGGCTCATAACCCGAAGGTCGCAGGTTCAAATCCTGCCCCCGCAACCAGTCTCGTAGGGGCCCCGGTGACGCAAGTCGCCGGGGCCTTTTGCGTTTCGGGGCGGCGGCACGGCGACGATGGTTGCGCGGGGTGATTCGAACCTGCGACTTCCGCGCGGCTCTCGCGTCCCAGCGAGTGGGGGACCGAGGAGGACGTCAGCGGCTACGGTTCCTGCTTCGTCGGCCGGAACAGGATCTCGTTGACGTCCACGTCTTCCGGCTGGCTCAACGCGAAGGCCACCGCTGCGATGGGCACTGGTGCAGCTAGTCGCTTCGTGAGCCTGCCCGCGGAACCGGATCACGCCCAAGGTGAGACCTGCGCGCGACTCGGGAACTAGAGGGTGAAGCCCGGTACGCCAGCGCGACTGTTCGTCATGGCGCGCCACCCATCTAGCCTCTCAGTTCCGTCAAAGCGCAGACGTCTGCGCGTCATTGTCGATGGGCACGACCTGGCCTGAGATGGACTTGCCGGAATCCGACGTCAGGAACACGACGAGAGCCGCAATGTCCTTTGGATCCACGAAACGCTTCAGGGACTGAATGCTCATCGCGGCGTGCCTCTCTTCATCCAGCGTCTTGTGCTCCGCCTGGGCGCGACCCTGAAGGACGCGTTCGATGCGGTCGCCTCCCACTGCCCCCGGCGCGATGGCGTTGCAGCGAATCCCGTACTGCCCGAGTTCGCGCGAGAGCGTCTTGGCAAAGCCGATCAGTCCCATCTTCGCGGTGCAGTAGGCGCTGCGGTTCGGGTACCCGAACCGTCCGCCGACCGAGGACATGACGACGATGCTCCCAGCGGCAGACTTCTTCAGGTGCGGGATGGCGAGCCGCGTGACATGAAACGCCCCGATCACGTCAATCTTCATGACGGCTTCCCATTGATCAGGATCCGCATCCTCGACCGGGGCGGTGGGGCCTGCGATGCCGGCGTTGTTCACAAGGACGTCGAGCCCGCCCAGCGCCTCGACGGCGCCGGCGACCATGCGTTCGATGTCTGCTCGCTTCGAGACGTCGCAGACGATCGTCTTCAGGCCAGGGATCTCCTTCGCCGATAGCTCGAGCGCCTTCACGTCGATGTCGCAGACGCACACCGCGGCGCCCTTCGCAGCAAACGCGCGCGCGATCTCTTTTCCGATTCCGGCTGCGCCGGCAGTTACCAACACGCGTTGAGTCATGGCGTGGTTCTCACGAACTGCTGCTGGGGGCGGCTACAGCAGCCCGATCTGCCGCAGGAAGCCGACCTGGTCGTAGAACAGCTTCTCCTCGACGATCTCGCCATCCTTCCACCGCGCGACCGTGCAGAACTCCAGCTCGAAGGACTTGCCGGTCGGCGGGTGGACCTTGCCGCTCAGATCCTTCCACGGGCCGATCATCTTGCCTTTCCACTTCGCGATGGTGCACGTCCAGTCGCCCGAGGCGAACATCACCTTGTACGGGTTGTTCTCGAGTTGGTTCTCGATGGACTTGAAGAACGCCTCGGACTCGGCCTGGTGCGCATCGCGGCCGCGAGTCGGGTCTGGTTGCCCCGGCCAGTACACCGCGGTGTCCGCCGAGTGCCGCTTGCGGAAGACCTCCCAGTCCTGGTTGTTCCAGGAATCGTCGAGCGTCTTCATCCGCTGCAGGTTGTCGTCAGCCATGGCAGCTCCTTCGAGGCGGGAATCCTCCGAGGCGGGAATCCTCGTCGCGGGTAGCGTAGGTACGTCGAGACCAACGTGCCGCAGCTGGCCCCGGGCAGATGGGTGAACACGGACGCTCTCACTGCGGCCCCTCGCCAGGCACCCGCGGGTCCTGACGCTCGGCATCTCGCTCGGTCTTCGAACACCGGCGCCGGCGAATCGGCGGCGGGGTTCACGACAGGAGGCCGGCCTCCCGCCCGTCACCTTCGGTGCAGTCCGCTGGAAGCGTCCGGCTCACCCGCGACGGGCAGCCGCCAGCCGCGCCGCATCGCCACGAGGCGAAGCCCGAAGCAGAGCAGCGCGCCCACACCGGTGGCTACCGCAGAAGGCACGCCCAGCCAGCTCCCGATGACCACTACGCCCGCGCCAATCAGGGCGGCGACCGCGTAGACCTCGGCGTGCAGCACGGCGGGTACCTCCGCCACGAGGAGATCGCGAACCATGCCGCCCCCGATCCCGGTCAGCATGCCCAGGAGGGCCGCCTGGATCGGGCCGAGGTGGAAGACGAGGGCCTTGTGCGCACCCGAGACCGCGAAGAGGGCCAGTCCCGCGGCGTCGAACAACTGCACGGGGTGGTGTAGACGGTCGACCAGGGAGTGTCCGTAGACCGTGAACACGCCGGCGAAGAGCGAGACGGCGATGTACCGCCAGTCGGCGAGCGCCGCCGGCGGTACGGCGCCAATGAGCAGGTCGCGGATGACACCGCCCGAGCTGGCGGCTACCAGGGACAGCACCAGGACGCCGAAGAGGTCCAGCCGGTGCTTCACCCCCGCCGTCGCGCCGCTGAGGGCGAACACGAAGGTGCCACCGAGGTCGAGCGCCACCGGCAACGTGCCGAGGTCGACCGCGAAGCGCGTGACGGTCACGGCGAGAGCCAGGCCTGCGCCGCGGTCACGGCCGCCTCGACGCCCGTGCGCAGGGTGGGGTGCAGGACCGGCGCGAAGCGCGGGTTGTGGTTGGTGGGGAGGTCGCCCAGCCGGCCAGACTCCCGAGCCTTCCTGTACGCGTCCGGGTCCGTGCCGCCGACGAACCAGAACACCGAGGGGGCGTGCCATCCGGCGCCGAAAGATCCAAAGTCCTCGCTGGCGGAGGTCGGTTCGGTCTCCTGCAAGCGCTCGGCGGGGAAGCGCCGCTGGAACGATTCGACCACGCGGTGGGTCGCCTCCGGATCGTTCTTCACCAGCATGTAGCGATCGAGGGGGGTGATCTCCGGCGGCCTCGGCGCGCCCGAAGCCGCGGCCTCCGCCTTCACGATCCGCTCGATCGCCGCGAGCACCCGTGAGCGGACCCCCTCGTCGAAGGTGCGCACGTTCAACTTGATGAGTGCCTCGTCCGGGATGACGTTCTCCTTGGTCCCGGCCTGCAGCGCGCCCACGGTGACCACGGCGGCCTCGGTTGCAGCGAGCTCGCGGGAGACGATGGTTTGCAGCCGCAGTACGGTCGACGCGGCCATCACCACCGGGTCGATGCTCGCTTGCGGCATCGAGCCGTGGGCCCCGCGGCCGAAGAGGCGGACCTGGAAGCTGTCCCCGGCCGAGGTCACCACCCCCGCCCGCCAGCCGAGGACGCCGGCCGAGCCGACCATGACATGCTGCCCGAGGATGACGTCGGGCCTGGGGAAGCGCGCGGCGAGCCCACCGGTCATCATCGCCTGCGCGCCTTCGCCGGTCTCCTCCGCGGGCTGGAACACCGCCATCAAGGTGCCGCGCCAGGCAGCTCGCGCACGCGCCAACAGCGAAGCCGCGCCTGCCAGCCAGGTCACGTGGATGTCGTGGCCACACGCGTGCATCACCGGGACGGTCTTCCCCTCCCGATCGGTGGCGGTCACCCGGCTGGCGTACGGCAGTCCGGTGTCCTCCTTCACGGGCAGGGCGTCCATGTCGGCGCGCAGCATGACGGTAGGCCCGGTCCCGTTGCGCAGGATGCCGACGACGCCGGTCCCGCCGATTCCGGTCGTCACCTCGAAGCCAGCGGCGCGCAGCCGCTCCGCCGCGATGCCCGCGGTCCGGGTCTCCTGGAGCGAGAGCTCGGGGTGGGCGTGAAGGTCGGCGTAGAGGTTCTCGAGCTCCGGGAGGAGCTCGTCGAGCGGGCCGAGCACCTCGTCCATTGCGGCCTCCTATCGTTCCAGCGGCGCGGGGGACTGGATGCTGCTGGCCGTCGTCTCTGCAGCGAGGTGCGCGCGCACGCACGCCTACTATGGGACGCCGGCCATGCGAGAGGGCCCCGAAGGGGAGACACGCTGCCCGGCAGGCGGGCGCGCTCGGGGAACGAATTCATCGCGCGCCCCGAGCGCAGGCGGTAGGGCG from Anaeromyxobacter paludicola harbors:
- a CDS encoding metal ABC transporter substrate-binding protein, translating into MKLRLLPLLSLLLLPLAARALDVVTTTEGLAALSREVGGDRVKVQSLSRGIQDPHFVDANPTLAVRLRQADLLVDVGLDLEIGWLPPLVNQSRNGAIQPGGARRFTAASAVNVLEVPHGPVDRSMGDLHPAGNPHFLSDPRRARKVAEGLAQKLAALDPAGAASYRQRLADFERRLDADEARWRAELAPEKGRKVIPHHNSFTYFLDWAGLQAAGYLEPKPGVAPPPSHLAELVGVAKAQGVKAILLENFYDRKSADVVARHTGAKVVPLPGDVGGTPEARSYEAYVDQLVKLVAAAVK
- a CDS encoding metal ABC transporter ATP-binding protein; translated protein: MALPSNGALVSLRGAAIGYGAPLLTGIDLDVAPGDFLAVVGPNGGGKTTLLRTLLGVLPPVSGERRQAPAARVGYVPQRDHVDAHWPLTVADVALMGRYRGLGLGRRPGPEDRAEVSRALSRVGIADLAGRSFRTLSGGQRQRTLIARALAASPELLALDEPTNGMDPAAELAAMDILRELHRQGGLAVVMVSHRLEAVANYARRLAFADKDKRLWRVGPLEEMLTPGALSALYGRAVTVREEAGRRFVYPEGGGEAA
- a CDS encoding metal ABC transporter permease — encoded protein: MSALADFLAAKDIWRDPLLASVIAGGLCGFLGVYVVLRRTVFVSAALTQLSTLGLICALLGEESLHIEAEHAGVQLAVAIAFSVAGALALGAAQARRRLPAEAGVGIAYVVAGALVVLGANRLVHAAHDLNAMVFGNAVAVPFSDVVVLGLVALVCAAVHGVFAKELVFSSFDGETAAALGYSTRTWNGLLYFTIGLAIPAAARALGALPVFAFLTIPASAALLLTTRLRSTFALATALGLVAAAGGYALSWMWQLPTGATMVALAGIFVIPGAFARGGRG
- a CDS encoding SDR family oxidoreductase; translation: MTQRVLVTAGAAGIGKEIARAFAAKGAAVCVCDIDVKALELSAKEIPGLKTIVCDVSKRADIERMVAGAVEALGGLDVLVNNAGIAGPTAPVEDADPDQWEAVMKIDVIGAFHVTRLAIPHLKKSAAGSIVVMSSVGGRFGYPNRSAYCTAKMGLIGFAKTLSRELGQYGIRCNAIAPGAVGGDRIERVLQGRAQAEHKTLDEERHAAMSIQSLKRFVDPKDIAALVVFLTSDSGKSISGQVVPIDNDAQTSAL
- a CDS encoding ester cyclase — protein: MADDNLQRMKTLDDSWNNQDWEVFRKRHSADTAVYWPGQPDPTRGRDAHQAESEAFFKSIENQLENNPYKVMFASGDWTCTIAKWKGKMIGPWKDLSGKVHPPTGKSFELEFCTVARWKDGEIVEEKLFYDQVGFLRQIGLL
- a CDS encoding trimeric intracellular cation channel family protein is translated as MTVTRFAVDLGTLPVALDLGGTFVFALSGATAGVKHRLDLFGVLVLSLVAASSGGVIRDLLIGAVPPAALADWRYIAVSLFAGVFTVYGHSLVDRLHHPVQLFDAAGLALFAVSGAHKALVFHLGPIQAALLGMLTGIGGGMVRDLLVAEVPAVLHAEVYAVAALIGAGVVVIGSWLGVPSAVATGVGALLCFGLRLVAMRRGWRLPVAGEPDASSGLHRR
- a CDS encoding amidohydrolase; the encoded protein is MDEVLGPLDELLPELENLYADLHAHPELSLQETRTAGIAAERLRAAGFEVTTGIGGTGVVGILRNGTGPTVMLRADMDALPVKEDTGLPYASRVTATDREGKTVPVMHACGHDIHVTWLAGAASLLARARAAWRGTLMAVFQPAEETGEGAQAMMTGGLAARFPRPDVILGQHVMVGSAGVLGWRAGVVTSAGDSFQVRLFGRGAHGSMPQASIDPVVMAASTVLRLQTIVSRELAATEAAVVTVGALQAGTKENVIPDEALIKLNVRTFDEGVRSRVLAAIERIVKAEAAASGAPRPPEITPLDRYMLVKNDPEATHRVVESFQRRFPAERLQETEPTSASEDFGSFGAGWHAPSVFWFVGGTDPDAYRKARESGRLGDLPTNHNPRFAPVLHPTLRTGVEAAVTAAQAWLSP